The Chiloscyllium punctatum isolate Juve2018m chromosome 45, sChiPun1.3, whole genome shotgun sequence genome has a segment encoding these proteins:
- the LOC140467183 gene encoding 5' exonuclease Apollo-like isoform X2, with protein MTVTLIDSNHCPGSVMFLFEGYFGTVLYTADFRYTPVMFTHPPLNTERRIDLLYLDNTNCDPESMVPSRQEATDEIKAIINAHPEHNVVIGLYNLGKESLLIELAMIFKTWIVVSPRRLHMFQLLGLCNVFTSEVGAGRIQVVDQNEINRFNMIKWSRMCPTIAIIPTSRKIRVCHKDVRVVPYSDHSSFQELQEFVARLKPCTIIPVVKTKACEAYFCQYLSPIDDLKQIEVPGTLKECMQKKATCKKMLIHPNTRLRSLVIPKGVMFESPEKLQQDYTNKNKLYIERSSSDSNKEAFQNNDKILVPPKQVWQDLTEDSNLNAGKRIDIKDKLYEENINRIQVPMKRKVRVPLFKEQKSKVPLLGIPVRARQASLLNWYQDGKSAHHYLAKQPTRNSNPKHYLSHRLSPLNASTSLTANGPSLPSDACVGQENGEQHKFEQIVSVSFSHAGKTCKRKQSLTGGNCMTSVQSWCYASLKSFDAIVEQYFKRKSKTLRKKTVH; from the exons CGGATTTCCGTTACACACCTGTGATGTTCACCCATCCACCACTGAACACAGAAAGAAGGATAGATCTCCTGTATCTAGACAATACAAACTGTGACCCCGAGTCCATGGTGCCTTCCCGTCAAGAAGCTACTGACGAGATCAAAGCAATTATCAACGCTCACCCGGAGCACAATGTAGTCATTG GTCTATATAACTTGGGCAAAGAATCATTATTAATAGAACTGGCTATGATATTTAAAACTTGGATTGTGGTGAGTCCTCGGAGACTTCATATGTTTCAGCTTTTGGGACTGTGCAATGTCTTCACTTCGGAGGTGGGAGCTGGAAGAATCCAAGTCGTAGACCAGAATGAAATTAACCGATTCAACATGATCAAATGGAGTCGAATGTGTCCTACAATTGCTATTATTCCCACAAGCCGAAAAATAAGAGTCTGCCACAAAGATGTACGTGTGGTTCCCTATTCAGATCACTCCTCGTTTCAGGAATTGCAAGAGTTTGTGGCCAGATTGAAACCTTGTACTATTATCCCTGTGGTGAAAACTAAGGCATGTGAGGCATACTTCTGTCAATACCTCAGTCCAATTGATGATTTAAAGCAAATCGAAGTTCCAGGAACTCTAAAAGAATGTATGCAGAAGAAGGCAACATGCAAGAAAATGCTCATTCACCCGAATACAAGACTAAGATCTCTGGTTATTCCGAAGGGTGTCATGTTTGAGTCACCAGAAAAACTGCAGCAAGACTACACCAATAAAAACAAATTGTATATAGAAAGATCAAGTTCTGACAGCAATAAGGAGGCATTCCAAAATAATGACAAAATACTGGTACCACCAAAGCAAGTCTGGCAAGACTTGACTGAAGACAGCAATCTGAATGCAGGGAAGAGGATTGATATTAAGGATAAATTGTATGAAGAAAATATCAACAGAATTCAAGTGCCAATGAAGCGAAAAGTAAGAGTTCCCTTATTCAAAGAGCAGAAATCCAAAGTTCCTTTACTTGGGATACCTGTAAGGGCAAGACAGGCTTCTTTGCTGAACTGGTACCAAGATGGGAAATCTGCACATCATTATTTAGCAAAGCAACCAACTAGAAACAGCAATCCAAAACATTACCTGTCTCATAGGCTATCACCACTGAATGCAAGCACATCATTGACAGCAAACGGGCCTTCTTTGCCATCAGATGCTTGTGTGGGACAAGAGAATGGAGAGCAACATAAATTTGAACAAATTGTGTCTGTTTCCTTTTCACATGCTGGCAAGACCTGCAAAAGAAAACAAAGTTTAACTGGTGGAAACTGTATGACTTCAGTGCAGAGTTGGTGTTATGCCAGTCTGAAATCTTTTGATGCTATTGTTGAACAATATTTTAAGAGAAAGAGTAAAACACTTAGGAAAAAGACAGTGCATTAG